ACCAGAACTATGTCACCGCGTTGAACTTTCATCACACCTCCGTGGAACCATGTCGTTGTAAACGTCCATTTCTGGATCATCCCAACCGGCTCGAAGCCCGGCTTGAATGAGGATGTAGCGACGCTCTTCCTCAGTGAGTGGCCCGTCGTCGTAGTAGACCCCTTTTCGCATGAGTTCAAACGTTTCAACAGGTAACACAACATATTCCACTTTTGTTTCTGGATCCACTAACCGTACAGGTGTCTCCTGAGAATCCTTGATCGCTTTTTGAATTTCTTTAGTAAGAGTTATCACAATTGCTCCTCCGTTGTTGATACACCAATCGAGGCGTGGATCTGCGCAAATTTCCACGACTCGTCGGTTTTTTCTAAGACCCCTGTCATCCGCATCACGAATTCCTCTGGTATGCCCTGCCACTTGAGTCGCCAGACCTGACGTGTGTAGAACCACGCGACATCGTCCCGTTCCTGTACCTCAAGGTTGATAAACTGAATGCTGAAATCCTCTGTGCTCGCGACATGGTCCTGATAATACGTCGTGATGCCCGCGCTCCCCTCAACAACCTCGTCAGCATCGGTACCGATCTTGACGTAGTAGGCAGCGGGGAGCATCATTGCAGCGAGGGTTTCAGCATCTCCAACGACAAGTGCGTCAAAATACGCCTTTACCGTATCATGCGCATTCCGCATCATGAATTCCTGTGAGCGCATCCCACAAGGCAGCACTCATTTTCTCACACGCCTGTACAACAGTGGCGTATGAATCCGATGGCAACGTGCCGATGTACGCAAGCAGCTTCTCCGCTTCATGCTCATTGTGTGAATGCGTTTCAAAGTAAGGCTCTACCGATTTCGGGAGCTGGTAGAATGCCTTTAAACCCGCGAGTTTCGATTGGGCAGTTGCTGGTTGCTGTGCTTCAAATGCATAGAGCGCGCCGAGGGCAGTCGTAGGTTCCGAAAAGAGTTCATCTGCTGTTTCCATCAGTGCTTTCACTTGCGGAATTTGTGCTTCGGTAACAGTGGTGTCAAGTCCAGCTGCGAAGTCAGCCCACAAGTCGATGTGCTCCGTCTCTTCCGCTGCGATTTCGGCATCATTGAGGGTCTCCCAACCCTCTGGCATCATGGAAATAAAAGCCCCATATTCACGCGCATAGGATCGTAGGGCTTCGACTGGCAGCTCGCCAGCACTCCACGCTTGGTAAAAGGGATGATTGAGTAAGTTATAATCTGCAATTTTGCTGTCTAACGTTTGTTTGAAATCCATTAAATTGATTACTCCATTTCTTTTGTGTGGATAAAGTTCAACAGGACGTTGATGCTTTACACAGCAATTTTCGGTTTGCAAGCGACACCGACTTTTGAATAGCAAGTTTTCGGTTTGCAAGCGACACCGACTTTTGAATAGCAAGTTTTCGGTTTGCAAGCGACACCGAAAATGCTGTTCGTAGCATGCTTTTAATATAGCACATAGATTCCTTCAGTGTCAAACAAAGGTTATTTATTTTTCAGAGGCATTCAGTGAATCCTGTGAATCCCGATTCAGACAATTAAGGCTACATCTTCACGACACCTTACCTACTGGTAACTGACAACCGATAACTGAGTACTTCCGAAAAAATCGTTTTGAATTAAACCTGAAATTTGATATAATCGTTAACATGACTGGAAGCGTTATTTCTCAGAGAGGAGTGCTATGACAGAAGAACAGAAATTCATCTTCGACCTCAAAGGCTACCTGTTAATTCCTGAAGTTTTAGTGCCTTCAGAGATTGCGGCACTGAAAACGCAAATTGAGACGATCCGAACAGATCCCGAATCTTTACCACCACATGAACGGCAATTTCCAGGCGGGACTGCTTCGTTTTTAATTGATCATCCCGTTGTACTTGACATTCTCCATGAAATTCTGGGAGAAGTTCGGATGGAATCCAGCTGGTTCACCTATCGCACCGTAGGAAACGGCGGCCCCCCACCACACGGTGGTGTGCGAAATGTGAATCCCAATTTCAATTACCAGTGTCGAGAGGGGAAAATATACTCTGCACTGACGCGAGTTGTCTTTGAACTGAACGAGGTCAAGACTGGCGAAGGTGGCACGTTATTCTTGCCGGGAAGCCATAAAGCAAATTTCCAAATTCCTGAAGCACATCGGCAGACAGATTCACCGCTCTTTGAAACGTACAGTTGTCCGCCAGGCTCGGTCATCATTTTTACAGAAAATCTTTGTCATTCCGGAGTTGCGTGGCAGAATCCAGATCGACCACGGATAGCTATCTTCAATTGTTATAATTTCGTTGGGTGTCAGTTTCATAAGCCGTCCGTACCGAAGCATGTGATTGAAGGATTGCCTCCTGAGAAACAGACATACTTTCGTAATGTCTGGGTTTGGCATCAAGGGGGTCCCGACAACGGGAAAAATTTGCGTTACGAGGGCTAATGCGTGTTGCGCGCAGAAGACGTTCTATAATGTTGTAAAGGACCGGAACAAGAGAGCCTCGCGTTCCAATCCGGATACCACGCATGGCTCCAGAAACAAGAACACCATCCGCATCACTGATCCATGTGGCACGGACTGACGCAGCCCGCAGTGTCTCTAAGTGGCGTTGGATAGCATTTGGCGCGGTTCTCAGTGTCCTGCCCGTAATCAATGTTGTGCTTCTCGGTATAAGTACCCTTGTGATGAGCACCTTAGC
The Candidatus Poribacteria bacterium genome window above contains:
- a CDS encoding nuclear transport factor 2 family protein is translated as MMRNAHDTVKAYFDALVVGDAETLAAMMLPAAYYVKIGTDADEVVEGSAGITTYYQDHVASTEDFSIQFINLEVQERDDVAWFYTRQVWRLKWQGIPEEFVMRMTGVLEKTDESWKFAQIHASIGVSTTEEQL
- a CDS encoding phytanoyl-CoA dioxygenase family protein — its product is MTEEQKFIFDLKGYLLIPEVLVPSEIAALKTQIETIRTDPESLPPHERQFPGGTASFLIDHPVVLDILHEILGEVRMESSWFTYRTVGNGGPPPHGGVRNVNPNFNYQCREGKIYSALTRVVFELNEVKTGEGGTLFLPGSHKANFQIPEAHRQTDSPLFETYSCPPGSVIIFTENLCHSGVAWQNPDRPRIAIFNCYNFVGCQFHKPSVPKHVIEGLPPEKQTYFRNVWVWHQGGPDNGKNLRYEG
- a CDS encoding iron-containing redox enzyme family protein; translated protein: MDFKQTLDSKIADYNLLNHPFYQAWSAGELPVEALRSYAREYGAFISMMPEGWETLNDAEIAAEETEHIDLWADFAAGLDTTVTEAQIPQVKALMETADELFSEPTTALGALYAFEAQQPATAQSKLAGLKAFYQLPKSVEPYFETHSHNEHEAEKLLAYIGTLPSDSYATVVQACEKMSAALWDALTGIHDAECA